The Podospora pseudocomata strain CBS 415.72m chromosome 1 map unlocalized CBS415.72m_1, whole genome shotgun sequence genome has a segment encoding these proteins:
- a CDS encoding uncharacterized protein (EggNog:ENOG503P2GG), whose product MPSPTSDTLTTIQRVLDPYIRPREEAAHIRRMIALHLESSLQHGSVREPLALVTDQKPGPASTTQGLYRQYLEALRANIKARDEFRKQTHETSHASEPEEDDSSNGGLERLQEHLAIISLEKKRERLQAIEKHLIQLSQKPAASPDFMNPKEVFRDSRPLPSIPREIVSAMTLDNTSTNAHLKDLNDQLEKHVFEAKLLLQKEEKALEKVRSQSTARPETTTDSAKLEALNKTRIELISWIENELSKASGDDADHPPGSPDNRFRASKASINEPLDMDAQLASIKDKYDQYLEARKSLLNLVSQHPKPDIKPTKPEDMNSHNESALSSQPTSAAQLLTPYLEQLLALSREQKGLIAQKHHLNNTISKQVKENTTALDHLAQESQLIPAHPMPGGNRVKSSDHTLSTSNDDYTQVSGRVKQWVYAAEQAKIATFETVAEKIEEGQVALEGSLQTLAEVDLLLGRKAGEGASMNEGEEDIWMAEGSSPARKHTRRGSKMVEQPAAAAKTGTVWDMVNGNLGLLRYDE is encoded by the coding sequence ATGCCCAGCCCAACCAGTGATACCCTCACAACCATACAAAGAGTTCTCGACCCCTACATCAGACCACGTGAAGAAGCAGCACATATTCGACGAATGATAGCATTGCATCTGGAGTCTAGTCTCCAGCATGGATCTGTTAGAGAACCCCTGGCTCTGGTTACTGATCAGAAGCCTGGCccagcctccaccacccaaggcCTTTATCGACAATATCTCGAGGCCTTGAGGGCAAACATCAAAGCCCGTGACGAGTTCAGAAAGCAGACTCATGAAACCAGTCATGCAAGCGAgccagaagaagatgacaGCTCAAATGGAGGCCTAGAGCGTCTCCAGGAGCACCTGGCGATTATCAGTCTCGAAAAGAAGCGCGAGAGGCTCCAGGCAATCGAAAAGCACCTCATCCAGCTGAGTCAAAAGCCAGCAGCATCGCCAGATTTCATGAACCCCAAGGAGGTATTTCGAGACAGTCGACCTCTACCCAGCATTCCAAGAGAGATCGTCTCCGCCATGACTCTCGAtaacacctccaccaacgccCACCTCAAAGACCTAAACGACCAACTAGAGAAACACGTCTTCGAGGCAAAGCTATTActccaaaaagaagagaaagccCTAGAAAAGGTCAGGTCACAATCCACAGCCCGCCCagaaaccaccaccgacagcGCCAAACTCGAAGCCCTCAACAAAACCAGGATAGAACTCATCAGCTGGATCGAAAATGAACTCTCTAAAGCATCAGGCGACGACGCCGACCACCCCCCAGGCAGTCCAGACAACCGATTCCGCGCCAGCAAAGCGTCCATTAACGAGCCCCTTGACATGGACGCCCAGCTGGCCAGTATAAAGGATAAATACGACCAATACCTCGAGGCTCGCAAatccctcctcaatctcgtcAGCCAACACCCTAAACCAGACATCAAACCCACCAAACCAGAAGATATGAACTCACATAACGAGTCTGCGCTGTCTTCTCAACCAACGTCCGCAGCAcaactcctcaccccctACCTAGAGcaactcctcgccctctcccgcGAGCAAAAGGGTCTCATTGCTCAGAAACACCATCTGAACAATACAATCAGCAAACAAGTCAAGGAAAACACCACGGCTTTGGATCATCTAGCTCAAGAAAGCCAGTTGATACCCGCACACCCTATGCCGGGAGGCAATAGGGTAAAGTCCAGTGATCATACCCTTTCCACCAGCAATGACGACTACACCCAAGTTTCTGGCCGTGTCAAACAATGGGTGTATGCAGCTGAGCAAGCCAAGATTGCCACGTTTGAGACAGTAGCGGAGAAGATTGAGGAAGGGCAGGTGGCGCTGGAGGGGTCGTTACAGACGTTGGCGGAGGTGGATCTCTTGCTGGGACGGAAGGCCGGAGAGGGAGCAAGCATGAacgaaggcgaggaggatatctggatggcggaggggagCTCGCCTGCGAGAAAACACACCCGTCGAGGAAGCAAGATGGTTGagcaaccagcagcagcggccaaGACAGGAACGGTTTGGGATATGGTCAACGGGAATCTGGGGCTGCTGAGGTATGATGAGTGA